A genome region from Erigeron canadensis isolate Cc75 chromosome 3, C_canadensis_v1, whole genome shotgun sequence includes the following:
- the LOC122590999 gene encoding tubulin--tyrosine ligase-like protein 12, whose product MSSPGTIRTYDDFLKVHGLLLTAAGIPQSLYQTLFHKLSTETFDGGNYFQVEPVDGGRQRRLILTSPNPMPKDSNIFLVDHALSFRLSDAPKQLQEVPGLVERMASLMCVDIDLNSDDEEADNAGEDSSSELGVVEIVEREFEKVKKEGPGAVVWLELEDLDIDDDVFMSLDLPNKFPDLIALSLRYNKLKDVEKIVKEVVKFKDLRALWLNNNPIFESCDDHVADDIIRNCPKMEILNSSFTRKYTEWALGFCGGVFDQENPGCGHDNDHFLKGLTSLDLSNRGIHSLHNKGFSPSALPSLSYINLRGNPLDDHSVSDLLELLKSFTGLHALEVDIPGPLGDSAVEIAESLLSLSLLNGVNTTRVLESGKSVIDSMLLPRLPEWTSIEPLVDRVLNAMWFYLMSYRLADEEKIDETSIWYVMDELGSALRHSDEPNFRVSPFLYMPEGKLESAVSFTLLWPTKSIQYGDECTRDYLFGIGEEKQRSARFTAWFHTPQNYFIKEYEKYWQNLRSTSSPPVDMASKTKSLERSDGRPLRVYTDIPPVEEHLTHPSFIITTDPKEADIIWTSMQVDEETRKAIGLNDQQSMNQFPFEACLVMKHHLAETVQKAYGSCEWFQPTYNLETQLTQFIGDYHVRENNKTDNLWILKPWNMARTIDTTVTGNLSAIIRLMETGPKICQKYIEQPALFRGKKFDLRYIVLVRNMNPLELFITDIFWVRLANNTYTLDTKSLYEYETHFTVMNYRGRLNHMNTPEFVKEFEKEHQVQWSEIHSRVKQMIRKVFEAATLVHPEMSSPMSRAMYGVDVMLDGSFKPKLLEVTYCPDCTRACKYDMEAVMGGGEIVKGRDFYNYIFACLFLNENEHVSPL is encoded by the exons ATGTCTTCTCCGGGAACTATCCGAACTTACGATGACTTCCTTAAAGTTCACGGCCTTCTGCTTACAGCTGCCGGAATACCTCAATCACTTTACCAAACACTATTTCACAAACTTTCAACTGAAACCTTTGACGGCGGTAATTACTTTCAGGTGGAACCCGTTGACGGCGGCCGTCAACGCCGTCTCATTCTCACTTCACCAAACCCTATGCCAAAAGattcaaacatttttttagttGATCATGCTTTATCCTTTCGCCTTTCAGATGCTCCCAAACAG TTGCAAGAAGTTCCGGGGTTGGTAGAGAGAATGGCTTCATTAATGTGTGTCGATATCGATTTGAATTCAGACGATGAAGAAGCTGATAATGCAGGGGAGGATAGCAGCAGCGAATTGGGTGTTGTTGAAATTGTGGAGAGGGAATTTGAGAAGGTGAAAAAGGAGGGTCCTGGCGCGGTGGTGTGGTTGGAACTTGAGGATCTTGATATTGACGATGACGTGTTTATGTCTCTTGATTTGCCTAACAAGTTTCCG GACTTGATTGCACTTAGTTTGCGTTACAACAAGCTTAAGGATGTAGAGAAAATTGTTAAGGAAGTTGTGAAGTTTAAAGACCTTAGAGCGCTATGGCTAAACAATAACCCGATCTTTGAGAGCTG TGATGATCATGTTGCAGATGATATTATTCGTAATTGCCCGAAAATGGAAATTTTGAACTCCTCTTTTACACGTAAGTATACGGAGTGGGCCTTGGGTTTCTGTGGAGGAGTTTTTGACCAAGAGAATCCGGGTTGTGGACATGACAATGACCATTTCTTGAAGGGTTTGACTTCTCTTGACCTTTCAAATAGGGGTATTCACAGCCTACACAACAAG GGATTTTCACCCAGTGCTTTGCCGTCTTTATCTTATATAAATCTTCGAGGAAATCCACTAGATGATCACTCTGTTTCCGACTTACTGGAACTTCTGAAATCATTTACTGGCTTACACGCACTGGAG GTGGATATTCCCGGTCCTCTTGGAGATAGTGCAGTTGAGATTGCTGAATCTCTTCTTAGTCTTTCTTTACTAAATGGCGTTAATACGACAAGAGTTCTAGAATCTGGAAAGAGTGTGATTGATTCAATGCTTCTTCCACGTCTTCCTGAATGGACTTCTATTGAACCATTAGTTGATCGTGTTTTGAATGCCATGTGGTTTTACTTGATGTCTTACAGATTAGCAGATGAAGAGAAGATTGATGAGACTTCTATATG GTATGTGATGGATGAATTGGGTTCAGCTCTGAGACACAGCGATGAGCCAAATTTTAGAGTATCACCGTTCCTTTACATGCCTGAGGGAAAACTGGAGTCAGCTGTGAG TTTTACACTTCTTTGGCCTACCAAAAGTATTCAATATGGTGATGAGTGCACTCGTGATTATCTATTTGGCATCGGAGAGGAAAAACAACGATCTGCCAGGTTTACTGCTTGGTTTCATACCCCACAGAATTACTTTATCAAG GAGTATGAAAAATATTGGCAGAATTTGAGATCAACAAGTTCTCCCCCAGTTGATATGGCATCTAAAACCAAGAGCCTGGAACGTAGTGATGGACGTCCCCTACGTGTATATACAGACATTCCACCAGTGGAAGAACATTTGACACATCCAAGCTTCATAATCA CAACTGACCCGAAGGAAGCAGATATCATCTGGACAAGTATGCAGGTGGATGAGGAAACAAGGAAGGCTATCGGGCTAAATGATCAACAAAGCATGAATCAATTTCCTTTTGAGGCTTGTCTTGTCATGAAACACCACTTGGCAGAGACTGTTCAAAAG GCTTATGGATCTTGTGAATGGTTTCAGCCTACCTATAATCTTGAAACACAACTAACACAATTCATTGGCGATTATCATGTACGTGAGAATAATAAGACTGACAATTTATGGATTTTGAAGCCCTGGAACATGGCAAGAACAATAGATACAACTGTTACCGGAAATTTATCTGCAATCATACGTCTTATGGAAACTGGTCCAAAAATTTGTCAGAAGTATATTGAGCAGCCAGCTTTATTCAGGGGGAAGAAATTTGATCTTCGATACATTGTTCTTGTTCGCAATATGAACCCGTTGGAGTTATTCATCACAGATATTTTCTGG GTTAGACTGGCGAACAACACATACACATTGGATACAAAAAGTTTGTATGAGTACGAGACCCATTTTACTGTTATg AATTACAGGGGGAGATTGAATCATATGAACACTCCAGAGTTCGTGAAAGAGTTTGAGAAGGAACATCAAG TTCAGTGGTCGGAAATCCATTCACGAGTTAAACAGATGATCCGAAAGGTTTTTGAGGCAGCAACATTAGTTCATCCAGAGATGAGCAGCCCCATGTCTAGGGCTATGTATGGTGTGGATGTGATGCTTGATGGCTCTTTCAAACCTAAGTTATTGGAG GTTACCTACTGCCCAGATTGTACTAGAGCTTGTAAATATGACATGGAAGCTGTTATGGGCGGAGGAGAGATCGTTAAAGGTCGTGATTTCTATAATTACATCTTTGCTTGCCTCTTTTTGAATGAAAACGAACATGTATCACCATTGTGA
- the LOC122593869 gene encoding uncharacterized protein LOC122593869, giving the protein MSIAFETNNSSSNTTADSNRIQSLHGGMCIYNLPESNRFVGTGWSNRLPAVKEEEGSSSSSSIGNNSDAGGDSDGEEVNGPVNRLNDLEQVLPIKRGISAFYAGKSKSYGSLSDAVSVPSIQEIVKPEDAYSRKRKNMIAHSVLLEKLRKSSCDSGVSKRPARNGESSSLSKAKVGVSLPPLPRNCRRLSSKESLDTTPRLSYSSPWRSLSLSDLQHASAVTSGITGLVNKRDMEDQH; this is encoded by the exons ATGTCTATTGCCTTTGAAACtaataatagtagtagtaaTACTACTGCAGATAGTAATCGGATCCAATCGCTTCACGGCGGCATGTGTATTTATAACTTACCGGAATCCAATAGATTCGTCGGTACCGGATGGAGCAACAGATTGCCGGCCGTTAAAGAGGAAGAAGGTTCCTCCAGCTCTTCCTCCATCGGAAACAACAGTGACGCCGGCGGTGATTCCGACGGCGAAGAAGTCAATGGACCGGTCAACCGTTTAAATGATTTGGAGCAAGTTTTGCCTATCAA GAGGGGGATATCGGCGTTTTATGCGGGGAAATCGAAGTCTTATGGAAGCCTATCGGATGCAGTTTCTGTTCCGTCGATTCAGGAGATTGTTAAGCCAGAGGATGCTTACAGTAGAAAGCGTAAGAACATGATTGCACATTCTGTTCTTTTGGAGAAGCTTCGTAAATCAAGTTGTGACAGTGGGGTATCGAAGAGGCCTGCCCGAAACGGGGAAAGCTCGAGTTTGAGTAAAGCGAAAGTGGGTGTTTCTCTTCCACCATTGCCGAGGAACTGTAGACGACTATCGAGTAAAGAATCTTTAGATACGACTCCTAGACTCTCGTATAGTTCCCCTTGGAGATCGTTGTCTCTTTCAGATTTGCAGCATGCTTCTGCTGTAACTTCGGGTATCACTGGCTTGGTGAATAAAAGAGATATGGAGGACCAACACTAA